From Ovis aries strain OAR_USU_Benz2616 breed Rambouillet chromosome 21, ARS-UI_Ramb_v3.0, whole genome shotgun sequence, a single genomic window includes:
- the LOC101104871 gene encoding olfactory receptor 10G9-like: MTNASLVTTFILTGLPHAPELDTLLFGIFLVIYVLTVVGNLLIMLVIIVNPHLHTPMYYFLTNLSFIDMWFSTVTVPKMLMTLVSPEGSPISFPSRVAQFYSFDFLGSTECFLYTVMAYDRFLAISYPLRYASMMSGRTCAILSTTTWLSGSLHSAVQTTPTFRLRFCGPNQIQHYICDAPSILKLACADTSTVEMVIFVNTGLVALGCFLLIMLSYVSIVHSILKIHTSEGRWRAFQTCASHCIVVLCFYVPLVFIYLRPGSKEVVDRIVAVFYTVMTPLLNPVVYTLRNKEVKKALLKLKK, from the coding sequence ATGACAAATGCAAGCCTAGTGACAACGTTCATTCTCACGGGCCTTCCCCATGCACCAGAGCTGGACACGCTCCTCTTTGGAATCTTCCTGGTGATCTATGTCCTCACTGTGGTGGGAAATCTTCTCATCATGCTAGTGATTATAGTGAATCCCCACCTGCATACCCCCATGTACTACTTCCTAACCAACCTGTCCTTCATTGACATGTGGTTCTCCACGGTCACTGTGCCCAAAATGCTGATGACCCTGGTGTCCCCAGAAGGCAGTCCTATCTCCTTTCCCAGCCGTGTGGCCCAGTTCTATTCCTTTGACTTCCTGGGCAGCACCGAGTGCTTCCTCTACACCgtcatggcctatgaccgcttccTGGCCATCAGTTACCCACTCAGGTACGCCAGCATGATGAGTGGGAGGACGTGTGCCATCCTGTCCACAACCACGTGGCTCAGTGGCTCTCTGCACTCTGCTGTCCAGACCACACCGACATTCCGTTTGCGCTTCTGTGGACCCAACCAGATCCAGCATTACATCTGTGATGCACCATCTATCCTCAAACTGGCCTGTGCAGACACGTCCACTGTGGAGATGGTGATCTTTGTCAACACTGGGTTGGTGGCCTTGGGCTGCTTTCTTCTTATTATGCTGTCCTATGTGTCTATCGTCCATTCCATCCTGAAGATCCACACCTCAGAGGGAAGATGGAGAGCCTTCCAGACCTGTGCCTCCCACTGCATTGTGGTCCTTTGTTTCTATGTTCCCCTTGTTTTCATTTACCTGAGACCAGGCTCCAAGGAGGTTGTGGACAGGATTGTGGCTGTTTTCTACACTGTGATGACGCCCCTTCTGAACCCTGTGGTCTACACCCTGAGGAACAAGGAAGTGAAGAAAGCTCTGTTGAAACTGAAAAAGTGA